The proteins below are encoded in one region of Amycolatopsis magusensis:
- a CDS encoding MFS transporter → MTDSPTGTAPQAPATRSTRDLTRAAVSGWLGTAMEFMDFQLYSLAAAIVFNRVFFPDVSPAIGLIAAMATYGVGYVARLAGAVYFGRMGDRLGRKKVLVITILLMGVSTTLIGALPTYATIGILAPILLVALRLLQGFGAGAEIAGATVMLAEYAPTRRRGLVSSLVSLGTNSGTLAASGIWAILLAVLSEKQLVEWGWRIPFLLSFLLMIFAVWLRRNLKESPVFEERADVVGGVAMSKTEAVSEGVLEAGLKQRKGKAFFLALGLRFGQAGNSGLVQTFLVGYIATTLLVDRSIPTDAIVYGSLLGFATVPLVGLLGDRVGRRPVYLGLTILTMLIAFPTMLLISTGGTVAVTLGMVLALNIGVLGLFSMESVTMAELFGARTRFTQLALAKEIGGILATAIGPVVAATLTAVTGSWWPIAAMLVVYSAITLVSTVLAPETRGRDLVKLEDAA, encoded by the coding sequence ATGACCGACAGCCCCACCGGAACGGCGCCCCAGGCACCAGCAACCCGCAGCACGCGGGACCTCACCCGAGCCGCGGTCTCCGGTTGGCTCGGCACCGCCATGGAGTTCATGGACTTCCAGCTCTACTCGCTGGCGGCCGCGATCGTCTTCAACCGCGTCTTCTTCCCCGACGTCAGCCCGGCAATCGGCCTGATCGCCGCGATGGCCACCTACGGCGTCGGGTACGTCGCCCGACTCGCCGGCGCGGTCTACTTCGGACGGATGGGTGACCGGCTGGGCCGCAAGAAGGTCCTGGTCATCACCATCCTGCTGATGGGCGTGTCCACCACTCTCATCGGCGCATTGCCGACCTACGCCACCATCGGCATTCTCGCTCCCATTCTGCTCGTCGCGCTGCGCCTGCTGCAGGGTTTCGGTGCGGGTGCGGAAATCGCGGGTGCCACGGTGATGCTGGCCGAGTACGCGCCCACGCGCCGCCGCGGCCTGGTCTCCTCGCTGGTGTCGCTGGGCACCAACTCCGGCACGCTCGCCGCGTCGGGCATCTGGGCGATCCTGCTGGCGGTGCTCTCGGAGAAGCAGCTGGTCGAATGGGGCTGGAGGATCCCGTTCCTGCTGAGCTTCCTCCTGATGATCTTCGCGGTGTGGCTGCGTCGCAACCTCAAGGAGAGCCCCGTCTTCGAGGAACGGGCGGACGTGGTGGGCGGCGTCGCCATGTCCAAGACCGAGGCGGTGTCGGAGGGTGTGCTCGAAGCGGGACTCAAGCAGCGCAAGGGCAAGGCGTTCTTCCTCGCCCTCGGCCTGCGGTTCGGCCAAGCGGGCAACTCGGGCCTGGTGCAGACGTTCCTCGTCGGCTACATCGCCACCACGCTGCTGGTCGACCGGTCCATCCCCACGGACGCGATCGTCTACGGCTCGCTGCTCGGGTTCGCCACGGTGCCACTGGTGGGCCTGCTCGGTGACCGCGTCGGCCGTCGCCCGGTCTACCTCGGCCTCACGATCCTGACCATGCTGATCGCCTTCCCGACGATGCTGCTGATCAGCACCGGCGGCACGGTCGCGGTCACCCTCGGCATGGTTCTCGCGCTGAACATCGGCGTGCTCGGCCTGTTCTCGATGGAGAGCGTGACCATGGCCGAGCTGTTCGGGGCCCGCACCCGGTTCACGCAACTGGCCCTGGCCAAGGAGATCGGCGGCATCCTCGCCACCGCGATCGGCCCGGTGGTCGCCGCCACTCTCACCGCCGTGACCGGTAGCTGGTGGCCGATCGCCGCGATGCTGGTCGTCTATTCGGCGATCACCCTCGTCTCGACCGTGCTCGCCCCGGAAACCCGGGGTCGCGATCTGGTGAAGCTGGAGGATGCCGCATGA
- a CDS encoding L-idonate 5-dehydrogenase — translation MKAVVVHGAGDLRVDTRPDPEPGPGEVLLAPEWGGICGSDVHYWKNGASGTALLRHPLVLGHEVAGRIAGLGAAVTGLEVGTAVTVHPAELVGDAHLPDRIAGRTNLHPRIRYFGSAAFDPHTDGGFSQLRTVRADQIRVLPDGVDTFSGALAEPLAVAMHAVSRAGDLRGRDVLVNGSGPIGALVVAAAKHAGAASVTASDIAETSLDMARAMGADATVNVGSEALPDDVEIAFEASGAPAALGPVLRATARGGTVVQVGNLPGAAVSAVLGDLVTRELTWIGSYRFVEEISDALTAMAGGLDVTPVVSHRFPIDAAAEALAAAATPGTGKVMLELR, via the coding sequence ATGAAGGCCGTGGTCGTGCACGGCGCGGGAGACCTGCGCGTCGATACCCGCCCCGATCCCGAACCCGGCCCCGGAGAAGTGCTCCTCGCCCCGGAGTGGGGCGGCATCTGCGGCTCGGACGTGCACTACTGGAAGAACGGCGCCTCCGGCACGGCGCTGCTGCGCCACCCGCTGGTGCTCGGGCACGAGGTGGCGGGCCGGATCGCCGGCCTCGGCGCCGCGGTCACCGGGCTCGAGGTGGGAACGGCGGTCACCGTGCACCCCGCCGAACTGGTCGGAGACGCGCACCTGCCGGACCGGATCGCCGGGCGCACCAACCTCCACCCGCGGATCCGCTACTTCGGCTCCGCCGCGTTCGACCCGCACACCGACGGCGGCTTCAGCCAGCTGCGCACCGTCCGCGCCGACCAGATCCGGGTGCTGCCCGACGGCGTCGACACGTTCTCCGGAGCGCTCGCCGAGCCGCTGGCCGTGGCCATGCACGCCGTATCGCGGGCAGGCGACCTACGCGGCCGGGATGTCCTGGTGAACGGCTCCGGCCCGATCGGCGCGCTCGTGGTAGCCGCCGCGAAGCACGCGGGCGCCGCGTCGGTGACAGCTTCGGACATCGCCGAGACCTCGCTCGATATGGCCCGGGCGATGGGGGCCGACGCGACCGTGAACGTAGGGAGCGAGGCGCTGCCCGACGACGTCGAGATCGCGTTCGAGGCCTCCGGCGCCCCGGCCGCGCTCGGCCCGGTGCTGCGCGCCACCGCCCGGGGCGGGACGGTGGTGCAGGTCGGGAACCTCCCCGGCGCAGCGGTGTCCGCAGTGCTGGGCGACCTGGTCACCCGGGAGCTCACCTGGATCGGCTCATACCGATTCGTGGAGGAGATCTCCGACGCGCTCACGGCCATGGCCGGCGGACTGGATGTCACACCGGTGGTAAGCCACCGTTTCCCGATCGACGCCGCTGCCGAAGCGCTCGCCGCCGCCGCAACGCCCGGCACCGGCAAAGTCATGCTGGAGCTGCGGTGA
- a CDS encoding sugar kinase — MIVTLGETMALLTPRDRLLAGTDLRLGIGGAESNVAIGLARLGVDATWISRVGDDDLGTAVIREIRAEGVRVLAERDPHAPTGLMIKEMRHGRPSRVRYYRAGSAASQLTPAFVDTVATEIEAAQVLHLTGITPALGPEPRAAVARAVEIAHTAGTAVSFDVNHRRTLWPDAQARDVLTELLRSVDLLFAGPEEAALLGAHGDPGTTIRKLADLGPATVVLKLGERGALGLAGDHLVHAPTDAVDVVDAVGAGDAFVAGYLAAQVDGAGLAGRLALGNQLGGAVCRMPGDWEGLPTRADLDLAPTADVVR; from the coding sequence GTGATCGTCACCCTCGGCGAGACCATGGCTCTGCTGACCCCCCGCGACCGCCTCCTCGCCGGGACCGACCTGCGGCTGGGCATCGGCGGCGCGGAGTCGAACGTAGCCATCGGGCTCGCCCGGCTGGGCGTGGACGCCACCTGGATCTCCCGGGTCGGCGACGACGACCTCGGCACCGCCGTCATCCGCGAAATCCGGGCCGAGGGCGTACGGGTGCTCGCCGAGCGGGACCCGCACGCCCCGACCGGGCTGATGATCAAGGAGATGCGCCACGGCAGGCCCAGCCGGGTCCGCTACTACCGGGCCGGCAGCGCCGCCTCCCAGCTCACCCCCGCCTTCGTCGACACCGTAGCCACCGAGATCGAGGCCGCGCAGGTTCTGCACCTCACCGGGATCACTCCCGCTCTCGGTCCCGAGCCCCGTGCTGCCGTCGCGCGTGCGGTGGAGATCGCCCACACCGCGGGCACCGCGGTGTCCTTCGACGTGAACCACCGCCGCACCCTCTGGCCGGACGCGCAGGCACGGGACGTGCTCACCGAACTGCTGCGGTCGGTGGACCTGCTGTTCGCCGGGCCGGAGGAGGCCGCCCTTCTCGGCGCCCACGGCGACCCGGGCACGACGATCCGCAAGCTGGCCGACCTCGGGCCTGCGACCGTGGTGCTCAAGCTCGGTGAGCGCGGCGCCCTGGGGCTCGCCGGCGACCACCTCGTCCACGCGCCCACCGACGCCGTCGATGTGGTCGACGCCGTCGGCGCCGGAGACGCCTTCGTCGCCGGCTACCTCGCCGCGCAGGTCGACGGGGCGGGCCTGGCCGGGCGGCTCGCTCTCGGCAACCAGCTCGGCGGCGCCGTCTGCCGCATGCCCGGCGACTGGGAAGGCCTGCCGACCCGCGCCGACCTCGACCTCGCCCCCACCGCGGATGTCGTCCGCTGA
- the eda gene encoding bifunctional 4-hydroxy-2-oxoglutarate aldolase/2-dehydro-3-deoxy-phosphogluconate aldolase: MLDRCPVVPVVVLDDPAHAVPLGEALLAGGIDVVEITLRTAAGLEGLRALGKLEGMLVGAGTVLVPDQVDEVVEAGAGFVVSPGFSARVVDRAAERDVPVLPGVSGATDLMAVVEHGLSEVKLFPAGPLGGPAVVKALASPFSGMRFMPSGGITPDTMGDYLALPPVPAVSGSWMVERTLLAEQRWAEVTARAANAVARARRWREASGRRTGSRT, encoded by the coding sequence GTGCTCGACCGCTGTCCCGTCGTCCCCGTCGTCGTGCTCGACGACCCCGCCCACGCCGTCCCGCTCGGCGAGGCGCTGCTCGCCGGCGGCATCGACGTCGTCGAAATCACCCTGCGTACCGCGGCCGGACTCGAAGGCTTACGGGCCCTGGGAAAACTGGAGGGAATGCTCGTCGGCGCCGGAACCGTACTGGTCCCCGACCAGGTGGACGAGGTCGTGGAGGCGGGAGCCGGGTTCGTGGTGAGCCCCGGGTTCTCCGCCCGGGTCGTCGACCGGGCCGCCGAGCGCGACGTGCCCGTCCTGCCGGGAGTCTCCGGCGCGACCGACCTGATGGCCGTCGTCGAACACGGGCTGAGCGAGGTGAAGCTTTTCCCTGCCGGGCCGCTCGGTGGCCCGGCGGTGGTCAAAGCCCTGGCGTCGCCGTTCAGCGGCATGCGGTTCATGCCTTCGGGTGGGATCACTCCCGACACGATGGGTGACTATCTGGCACTGCCCCCCGTTCCCGCGGTGAGCGGCAGCTGGATGGTGGAGCGGACCTTGCTCGCCGAGCAGCGGTGGGCGGAGGTAACAGCGCGGGCCGCCAACGCGGTGGCCCGCGCCCGACGGTGGAGGGAAGCTTCTGGTCGGCGGACTGGCTCTCGGACGTGA
- a CDS encoding BNR-4 repeat-containing protein yields MVTTGSGAFPRRTALGLAGAVGAAALLGVSSQAVATPLPVAPSGAWCWFGGPRAVHHQGRWKRTYIGFITDSGEITVAQYDHATTRLTYAVLAEDFEIDDHNNPAIHVLPDGRLEVYWTAHARNIPLYYRRSKLPEDITGGWEPATTITTNTEGEYGWTYTSITQLSAEKGRKYLFWRGADFNPAFSTTTGDDDQWTEARSLIQVPGQRPYVKMCANGRDTIHFAFTDGHPRNVHTSIYYMYYRAGHLHRANGARIGPLGTPVSPSQADKVYDATGRPKSWIWEIATDRRERPVLVYANFPSDTDHEYRYARWDGRRWQDHRITAAGDSISADGKEPHYSGGISLDHTDPSTVLLSRQVPGGRHEVERWRTADGGHTWTSEPITRSSTELNARPFKPVGLPGDGDLSVLWMAGEYPSYVGYQTRIMALGADGQAFTL; encoded by the coding sequence ATGGTCACGACGGGCAGCGGCGCGTTCCCGCGCCGGACCGCGCTCGGCCTGGCCGGTGCCGTGGGGGCGGCGGCGCTGCTCGGCGTCTCCAGCCAGGCTGTGGCCACACCGCTGCCCGTCGCGCCCAGCGGGGCCTGGTGCTGGTTCGGCGGTCCGAGAGCGGTGCACCACCAGGGCCGGTGGAAGCGTACCTACATCGGCTTCATCACCGATTCCGGCGAGATCACCGTCGCACAGTACGACCACGCGACCACGCGCCTGACCTATGCCGTGCTGGCCGAGGACTTCGAGATCGACGACCACAACAATCCGGCGATCCACGTGCTGCCGGACGGCCGCCTCGAGGTGTACTGGACCGCGCACGCCAGGAACATCCCGCTGTACTACCGCCGGTCCAAGCTCCCCGAGGACATCACCGGCGGCTGGGAACCGGCCACGACCATCACCACGAACACCGAGGGCGAATACGGCTGGACCTACACCAGCATCACCCAGCTGTCCGCCGAGAAGGGCCGGAAGTACCTGTTCTGGCGTGGTGCGGACTTCAACCCCGCCTTCAGCACCACCACCGGCGACGACGACCAGTGGACCGAAGCCCGGTCGCTGATCCAGGTCCCCGGCCAGCGGCCGTATGTGAAAATGTGCGCCAACGGCCGGGACACGATCCACTTCGCCTTCACCGACGGGCATCCCCGCAACGTGCACACGAGCATCTACTACATGTACTACCGGGCCGGGCACCTCCACCGTGCGAACGGTGCCCGCATCGGCCCGCTCGGCACGCCGGTGAGCCCGTCGCAAGCGGACAAGGTCTATGACGCGACAGGCCGCCCCAAGTCCTGGATCTGGGAGATCGCGACCGACCGCCGTGAACGCCCGGTGCTGGTCTACGCCAACTTCCCCAGCGACACCGACCACGAGTACCGCTACGCGCGATGGGACGGACGTCGCTGGCAGGACCATCGGATCACCGCCGCGGGTGATTCGATCAGCGCGGACGGCAAAGAACCCCACTATTCCGGCGGGATCTCGCTCGACCACACCGATCCCTCGACGGTGCTGCTTTCCCGGCAGGTCCCCGGCGGCCGTCACGAAGTCGAACGGTGGCGCACCGCCGACGGCGGCCACACCTGGACGAGCGAACCGATAACGCGGAGCTCCACCGAGCTGAACGCACGCCCCTTCAAACCGGTCGGCCTGCCAGGTGACGGCGACCTGAGCGTGCTGTGGATGGCCGGCGAGTACCCGAGCTACGTCGGCTACCAGACCCGCATCATGGCCCTCGGCGCGGACGGGCAAGCCTTCACCCTCTGA
- a CDS encoding helix-turn-helix domain-containing protein, producing MAVDLFPVTDRAALDFDHYRAAVCRSVVALDVCSDRPEVFRGSLGGGTAGDIHVLAIQADAHSVSRTPALIARTRQPYLKFTVVESGSGIVVQDGRESALRRGDMAIYDTDRPYSLLLDDDIRLAVVMFPHDLLDVPPEALARVTATRLDGGTGVGALTKTCVLSIAQQVPGLGGRVARHLFNGALELIGAMLESSVGAVIAEDARVALTRRILDYIDEHLSSPKLNPAQIAKAHFISVRHLHGLFSAQGTTVSTVIRTRRLERCYDALMSPREAGRSVSAIALRHGFVEAAHFSRVFRAHFGVSPSTVRLSAQ from the coding sequence ATGGCGGTCGATCTCTTCCCCGTAACCGATCGTGCCGCCCTGGACTTCGACCACTACCGGGCCGCCGTGTGCCGGTCGGTCGTCGCGCTGGATGTGTGCAGTGACCGGCCCGAGGTGTTCCGGGGCAGCCTGGGCGGCGGGACCGCCGGTGACATCCACGTGCTGGCCATCCAGGCGGACGCGCACTCGGTGAGCCGGACCCCGGCGCTGATCGCGCGGACCAGGCAGCCCTACCTCAAGTTCACCGTCGTCGAGAGCGGCTCGGGCATCGTCGTGCAGGACGGGCGGGAATCCGCGCTGCGCCGCGGCGACATGGCCATCTACGACACCGATCGGCCGTACTCGCTGTTGCTGGACGACGACATCCGGCTGGCGGTCGTGATGTTCCCGCACGACCTGCTCGACGTGCCCCCGGAGGCGCTCGCGCGGGTGACCGCGACCCGGCTGGACGGCGGGACCGGGGTCGGCGCGCTGACGAAGACGTGCGTCCTGTCGATCGCCCAGCAGGTCCCCGGGCTGGGTGGCCGGGTCGCGCGCCACCTGTTCAACGGCGCTCTCGAGTTGATCGGCGCGATGCTCGAGTCGAGTGTGGGCGCGGTGATCGCCGAGGACGCCCGCGTGGCTCTCACGCGGCGCATTCTCGACTACATCGACGAGCACCTGTCCTCGCCGAAGCTCAACCCGGCACAGATCGCCAAGGCCCACTTCATCTCGGTGCGGCATCTGCACGGGCTGTTCAGCGCCCAGGGCACGACGGTGTCGACCGTCATCCGCACCCGCCGCCTCGAACGCTGTTATGACGCGCTCATGAGCCCGCGCGAAGCCGGGCGTTCCGTGTCCGCCATCGCGCTCCGCCACGGTTTCGTCGAGGCCGCCCACTTCAGCCGGGTGTTCCGCGCGCACTTCGGAGTCTCGCCCAGCACGGTCCGCCTGTCGGCGCAGTAG
- a CDS encoding APC family permease: MAPTPETRLHGNLGVPGVVFLVLAAVAPLTGVIVIGGIGIAVGAGGGTPVMFLLATAVFLLFAVGYAQMARKLVNAGGFYAYVVRGLGRTAGIVAAFVAMVGYNCFVAGAVGTSGFFTSMVIADVFGLNLPWWLWSLISVVGVWLLTRGGIDVSAKVLGVALVLEVVILVVLDVAILVTTGYSFEPFLPEVFLAGSTGLGLLFAANAFVGFEATGLFGEEARDPKRTIPRATYVAITFIGIFAAVTTWAIVSALGARQAGGIAQDHLGAGDLVFTVSAEYLGSGLTEAMQLLLVVSLFAALLALHNSATRYLYALGRAGVLPRALARTRRRNGAPVVASTAQLTFATLVAMAYAVAGLDPVANLVAAFTGIGTLGIVVLQACAATAIVVHFRRAGDPRLFVTFVLPSLGGLGLWTVTVLALGNFPELAGSESPVIALLPWAFPIAAAVAVAVAFWLRSAKPAVWDALDQDLDRIAPQPARTE, from the coding sequence GTGGCGCCCACACCGGAAACCAGGCTTCACGGGAACCTCGGCGTGCCCGGGGTGGTGTTCCTCGTGCTGGCCGCCGTCGCGCCGCTGACCGGCGTCATCGTCATCGGCGGCATCGGGATCGCGGTGGGTGCCGGTGGTGGCACGCCGGTGATGTTCCTGCTCGCCACCGCGGTGTTCTTGCTCTTCGCCGTCGGCTACGCCCAGATGGCCCGGAAGCTGGTGAACGCGGGTGGTTTCTACGCCTATGTCGTGCGCGGGCTCGGCCGGACGGCGGGCATCGTCGCGGCGTTCGTGGCCATGGTCGGGTACAACTGCTTCGTCGCCGGGGCGGTCGGCACGAGCGGGTTCTTCACGTCGATGGTGATCGCCGACGTGTTCGGCCTGAACCTGCCGTGGTGGCTCTGGAGCCTGATCTCCGTGGTGGGCGTGTGGTTGCTGACCCGCGGGGGCATCGACGTCTCCGCGAAGGTGCTCGGGGTGGCGCTCGTGCTGGAGGTCGTCATCCTGGTCGTGCTCGACGTCGCCATCCTCGTCACCACCGGCTATTCGTTCGAGCCGTTCCTGCCCGAGGTCTTCCTGGCCGGTTCGACCGGGCTCGGCCTGTTGTTCGCCGCCAACGCTTTTGTCGGGTTCGAGGCGACCGGGCTGTTCGGTGAGGAAGCACGCGACCCGAAACGGACGATTCCGCGCGCGACCTACGTGGCGATCACCTTCATCGGGATCTTCGCCGCGGTGACCACCTGGGCGATCGTCTCCGCACTCGGCGCGCGGCAGGCGGGCGGCATCGCGCAGGACCACCTCGGCGCGGGTGACCTGGTGTTCACCGTCTCCGCGGAGTACCTCGGCAGCGGCCTGACCGAAGCGATGCAACTGCTGCTCGTGGTCAGCCTCTTCGCCGCGCTGCTCGCACTGCACAACTCCGCGACGCGGTACCTGTACGCGCTGGGACGGGCCGGGGTACTGCCGCGAGCACTGGCGCGGACCCGTCGCCGGAACGGGGCGCCGGTTGTCGCGTCGACCGCGCAGCTCACCTTCGCGACGCTGGTCGCCATGGCCTACGCGGTAGCGGGACTGGACCCGGTCGCGAACCTCGTCGCCGCCTTCACCGGCATCGGCACGCTCGGAATCGTGGTGCTGCAAGCCTGTGCGGCGACCGCGATCGTGGTGCACTTCCGGCGCGCGGGCGATCCGCGGCTTTTCGTCACCTTCGTCCTGCCGTCCCTCGGCGGACTGGGATTGTGGACGGTCACGGTACTGGCTCTCGGCAACTTCCCGGAACTCGCGGGCAGCGAAAGCCCGGTCATCGCCCTGCTCCCGTGGGCATTCCCGATCGCCGCCGCGGTCGCCGTCGCCGTCGCGTTCTGGCTGCGCTCGGCCAAACCGGCCGTGTGGGACGCACTGGACCAGGACCTGGACCGGATCGCCCCGCAGCCCGCGAGAACCGAGTAG
- a CDS encoding amidohydrolase translates to MPAEAIAIRKGVVQAVGRTRELRRLAGSRTETIDLRGRTVIPGINDGHFHPLGLGTNQPPLTLDLSRDAVSSIAEIRDLVAEAAATKQPGEWIRGFGWDQGYLAEGRYPTRHDIDAVSPHNPAALREWSGHALWANSKALELAGITRETQPPPGGEIVKDGDGEPTGLLLEGAAGFVNAVMPDFTEAEKRRGLRIAVDIMHQHGITSVTDAGIALDDVQRYRDMLGSTGIRQRCTVMIAASSTGDLRATLLAARELETDPAWLNVSQVKIYADGVPTQARTAWVSEPYVGGGYGGLTLPGGSVEEQLSILHDWVMTAQELGFQVGVHATGDRTIHAAVDAFEAAAKRFHRPELRHYVIHGDLTSVEDLRRMARYGFTASFNPQIKRSLSHQLVDVLGRARTDYQWPYRTALELGVSIASASDAPVVGLPDFREGLTAMLTRKSLATGEVFGAGETLDLRQALASYTTAGAWQDHAERWKGTLTRGKAADLVVLEGDLLRTPPDEIVDLPIDVSILGGEVVYDSSTDEPITTASAASGLASYMTTGCCHG, encoded by the coding sequence GTGCCCGCCGAGGCCATCGCGATCAGGAAAGGGGTCGTCCAGGCGGTCGGGCGCACGCGCGAGCTCCGGCGCCTGGCGGGCTCACGAACGGAAACGATCGACCTACGAGGCCGGACCGTCATTCCCGGCATCAACGACGGGCACTTCCACCCGCTCGGCCTCGGCACGAACCAGCCTCCGCTCACGCTGGACCTCAGCCGGGATGCCGTCAGTTCGATCGCCGAGATCCGCGACCTCGTCGCCGAAGCCGCCGCAACCAAGCAACCGGGTGAATGGATCCGCGGCTTCGGCTGGGACCAGGGTTACCTGGCCGAAGGCCGCTATCCGACGCGCCACGACATCGACGCGGTGTCCCCGCACAACCCTGCCGCCCTGCGCGAGTGGTCCGGCCACGCACTGTGGGCGAATTCGAAGGCGCTCGAACTGGCCGGCATCACCCGCGAAACCCAGCCACCGCCCGGAGGTGAGATCGTCAAGGACGGCGATGGCGAACCGACCGGGCTGCTCCTGGAGGGTGCCGCCGGCTTCGTCAACGCGGTCATGCCGGACTTCACCGAAGCCGAAAAACGCCGCGGCTTGCGCATCGCGGTCGACATCATGCACCAGCACGGCATTACCTCCGTCACCGACGCCGGCATCGCGCTCGACGACGTCCAGCGATATCGCGACATGCTGGGATCGACCGGAATCCGCCAGCGGTGCACCGTCATGATCGCCGCCTCCAGCACCGGCGATCTGCGGGCAACGCTGCTCGCCGCGAGGGAACTCGAGACCGATCCCGCGTGGTTGAACGTGAGCCAGGTGAAGATCTACGCCGACGGTGTACCGACCCAGGCCCGGACGGCCTGGGTGTCCGAGCCGTACGTCGGAGGAGGCTACGGGGGGCTCACCCTGCCAGGCGGTTCGGTGGAGGAACAGCTGTCCATTCTGCACGACTGGGTCATGACGGCCCAGGAACTGGGCTTCCAGGTGGGCGTGCACGCGACCGGCGACCGCACGATCCACGCGGCGGTCGACGCCTTCGAAGCCGCGGCCAAAAGGTTCCACCGCCCCGAGCTGCGTCACTACGTCATCCACGGAGACCTCACCAGCGTCGAAGACCTCCGGAGAATGGCCCGCTACGGCTTCACCGCGAGTTTCAACCCACAGATCAAGCGCTCCCTCTCACACCAGCTGGTCGATGTGCTGGGCAGAGCGCGCACCGACTACCAGTGGCCTTATCGCACGGCACTCGAACTCGGCGTCTCCATCGCCAGCGCATCGGACGCCCCGGTGGTCGGCCTGCCGGACTTCCGGGAAGGACTGACCGCCATGCTCACGCGAAAGAGCCTGGCGACCGGAGAAGTGTTCGGTGCCGGGGAAACCCTCGATCTCCGGCAGGCGCTCGCCAGCTACACCACCGCCGGCGCCTGGCAGGACCACGCCGAGCGCTGGAAAGGCACCCTCACCCGAGGCAAGGCCGCCGACCTCGTCGTGCTCGAGGGAGATCTGCTTCGGACACCGCCTGACGAGATCGTCGACTTGCCGATCGACGTCTCCATCCTCGGCGGTGAGGTGGTCTACGACTCCTCGACCGACGAACCGATCACCACCGCTTCAGCCGCGAGCGGCCTGGCCTCGTACATGACCACCGGCTGCTGCCACGGCTGA
- a CDS encoding family 43 glycosylhydrolase: MIWNGSRHRRRRTGLVLTLTATLLGGITAALPQVAAAAVVDPGASYVLVNRNSGKALDVYDLATNDGARIAQYTRNDGAWQQWQFVDSGNGYYRLKSRHSTKVLQISGGSTADAADVVQWTDSNATSQQFRLADSANGDVRLLNRNSGKALEVYEWSTADGARVVQWPDLDGANQQWQLVKLGSTPGTFANPIKRNGPDPWLQHHNGYYYLATTTWNSTVTMRRSSTLSGLSSAADQVVFDLSGRPNGCCNMWAPEFHLLNGRWYLYYVAGQNVPDYNPTQRLHVLESAGTDPMGPYSFKADLGNTWELDPSILQHNGRLYLMGSAMDGTQSLTITPMSNPYTLSGSRRTISQPTLSWEQQTAPVNEGAEPLYRNGRTMIVYSASACWGPDYKLGLLTLTGSDPLNRSHWTKSPNPVFQRNDGNGVFAPGHNGFFKSPDGTEDWIVYHANDSAGGGCDMNRSTRAQKFTWNADGTPNFGTPVRLGTPLTAPSGEPTT; encoded by the coding sequence GTGATCTGGAACGGAAGCCGTCACCGACGACGGCGGACCGGTCTCGTCCTGACCCTCACCGCCACGTTGCTCGGTGGGATCACCGCCGCCCTGCCGCAGGTCGCGGCCGCCGCGGTGGTGGACCCCGGAGCGTCCTACGTGCTGGTCAACCGGAACAGCGGCAAGGCGCTGGACGTGTACGACCTGGCCACGAACGACGGGGCGAGGATCGCCCAGTACACCCGCAACGACGGGGCCTGGCAGCAGTGGCAGTTCGTCGACTCCGGCAACGGCTACTACCGGCTCAAGTCGCGGCACAGCACCAAGGTCCTGCAGATCTCCGGCGGCTCGACCGCCGACGCGGCCGATGTCGTGCAGTGGACCGACAGCAACGCCACCAGCCAGCAGTTCCGGCTGGCCGACTCCGCGAACGGCGACGTGCGGCTGCTCAACCGCAACAGCGGCAAGGCCCTCGAGGTCTACGAGTGGTCCACGGCGGACGGTGCGCGGGTGGTGCAGTGGCCCGACCTGGACGGCGCGAACCAGCAGTGGCAGCTGGTCAAGCTCGGTTCCACCCCGGGCACCTTCGCCAACCCGATCAAGCGCAACGGTCCGGACCCCTGGCTGCAGCACCACAACGGCTACTACTACCTGGCGACGACGACGTGGAACTCCACGGTCACCATGCGCCGGTCCAGTACGCTGAGCGGGTTGTCGTCGGCCGCCGACCAGGTGGTCTTCGACCTCTCCGGCCGCCCCAACGGCTGCTGCAACATGTGGGCGCCCGAGTTCCACCTGCTCAACGGTCGCTGGTACCTGTACTACGTGGCCGGGCAGAACGTGCCCGACTACAACCCGACACAGCGCCTGCATGTGCTGGAGAGCGCCGGCACCGACCCGATGGGCCCGTACAGCTTCAAGGCCGACCTGGGCAACACCTGGGAGCTCGACCCGAGCATCCTCCAGCACAACGGCAGGCTGTACCTGATGGGCAGCGCCATGGACGGCACCCAGTCGCTGACCATCACGCCGATGAGCAACCCGTACACGCTCAGCGGGTCGCGGCGCACCATCAGCCAGCCGACCCTGTCCTGGGAACAGCAGACCGCCCCGGTCAACGAGGGCGCCGAACCGTTGTACCGCAACGGCCGCACCATGATCGTGTACTCGGCCAGCGCGTGCTGGGGCCCGGACTACAAGCTGGGCCTGCTCACCCTCACCGGCAGCGATCCGCTCAACCGGTCGCACTGGACGAAATCACCGAACCCGGTGTTCCAGCGCAACGACGGCAACGGCGTGTTCGCCCCGGGACACAACGGGTTCTTCAAGTCACCCGACGGCACCGAGGACTGGATCGTCTACCACGCCAACGACAGCGCCGGCGGCGGTTGCGACATGAACCGGTCGACCCGGGCCCAGAAGTTCACCTGGAACGCCGACGGCACACCGAACTTCGGCACCCCGGTCCGCCTGGGCACCCCACTGACCGCGCCGTCCGGCGAACCAACCACCTGA